The following proteins come from a genomic window of Brachyspira hampsonii:
- the fliW gene encoding flagellar assembly protein FliW — MPEIESRILGKIEVSDDSLYHLNGTILAFEEYDEFYLVNMDEEGTFKILQSKDNKNVCFILIDPFLIFKNYEPDVHDDDIKYLGIENNEDLYLLTIVSIPNSDFKSMSANLVAPVVFNIKNHKAKQCTVSGDKYTTRHSILLEDNDSSENANTEERSS, encoded by the coding sequence ATGCCGGAAATAGAATCTAGGATATTAGGAAAAATAGAAGTTTCAGATGATTCATTATACCATCTAAATGGTACTATATTAGCATTTGAGGAGTATGATGAATTTTATCTTGTTAATATGGATGAGGAAGGAACTTTTAAGATACTTCAGTCTAAAGATAATAAAAATGTATGCTTTATACTTATAGATCCGTTTTTGATATTTAAAAATTATGAACCTGATGTGCATGATGATGATATAAAATATTTAGGTATAGAAAATAATGAAGATTTATATCTGCTTACTATTGTCAGCATTCCAAATAGTGATTTTAAATCTATGAGTGCTAACTTAGTAGCCCCTGTAGTTTTTAATATAAAAAATCACAAAGCTAAACAATGTACTGTCTCAGGAGATAAATATACAACCAGACATTCAATTCTTTTAGAAGATAATGATTCTTCAGAAAATGCCAATACAGAGGAAAGGAGTTCATAA
- a CDS encoding flagellar hook-associated protein 3, whose translation MRVTEQAQFNRTVSTIKRNYNEMEVSQTRLSTGQRVQYPHQNVTSTINSIYYRTRMSSVDRYQNNIVDGKERLSVAHDSMSAITEALNRARDLAVQGANSTYGADDRAKMAMEVEEMIERIYDISKTQSKGEFIFSGTSIKTAPFRAFYGYDEKAGRSIVQSVMYEGDGNAQNREIENGQVINVATPGNYAFWGTDMEIISTTDASTYIAAEDQDIMIDDMVINIKQGDNIEAIVQRINDANGNVSASIGDLKGGEKVIQLKTGSPHKILLQDLAGGTVLQDIGLVREGAANSPENNYEPSTLVTGKSIFESLIYLRDAMLNDDVRAIGGEALGYIDSSLDNVATVQANASSKVTRLDMGYTSFENQKLAIEEALAKNENIDYAEEIVNFNMWQYAHNASLQTAGRLLGRTLMDYLR comes from the coding sequence ATGAGAGTTACTGAACAAGCCCAATTTAATAGAACAGTTAGTACAATAAAAAGAAACTATAATGAGATGGAAGTTTCTCAAACTAGATTATCTACTGGTCAAAGGGTGCAGTACCCTCACCAGAATGTTACATCAACTATCAATTCTATATATTATAGAACTAGAATGTCATCAGTGGACAGATATCAGAATAATATAGTCGATGGAAAAGAAAGATTAAGTGTAGCACATGATTCTATGTCTGCTATAACAGAAGCTTTGAACAGAGCAAGAGATTTAGCAGTACAAGGAGCAAACAGCACTTACGGAGCAGATGACAGAGCTAAAATGGCTATGGAAGTAGAAGAAATGATAGAAAGAATATATGATATATCCAAAACTCAAAGCAAAGGAGAGTTTATATTCTCAGGAACTAGTATTAAAACAGCACCTTTCAGAGCATTTTACGGATATGATGAAAAAGCAGGACGCTCTATAGTACAATCCGTTATGTATGAAGGTGATGGAAATGCTCAAAATAGAGAAATAGAAAACGGACAAGTTATTAATGTAGCAACTCCAGGTAATTATGCTTTTTGGGGAACTGATATGGAAATAATATCTACAACAGATGCTTCAACTTATATTGCTGCTGAAGATCAGGATATTATGATAGATGATATGGTTATTAATATTAAACAAGGCGATAATATTGAAGCGATAGTTCAAAGAATAAATGATGCTAATGGAAATGTAAGTGCCAGCATAGGAGATTTAAAAGGCGGAGAAAAAGTTATACAGCTAAAAACAGGATCTCCTCATAAAATACTTCTACAGGATTTAGCAGGAGGTACAGTTTTGCAGGATATAGGATTAGTAAGAGAAGGTGCTGCCAATAGTCCGGAAAACAATTATGAACCTAGCACTTTAGTAACAGGAAAAAGCATATTTGAAAGTTTAATCTATTTAAGAGATGCTATGCTAAATGATGATGTAAGAGCTATAGGAGGAGAAGCATTAGGATATATAGACAGTTCTTTAGATAATGTTGCTACTGTTCAGGCTAATGCATCTTCTAAAGTAACAAGACTTGATATGGGATATACTAGCTTTGAAAATCAGAAATTAGCTATTGAAGAAGCTTTAGCTAAAAATGAAAATATTGATTATGCTGAAGAAATAGTTAATTTTAATATGTGGCAATATGCTCATAATGCTTCATTACAAACAGCCGGAAGATTATTAGGCAGAACTCTTATGGACTATTTGAGATAA
- a CDS encoding DUF5674 family protein, which yields MIIIRESIEASEIKNLLGNFFTDMVKGVVDIEKNELALDAELHSDLESLLIENGSSQHDLWGINIYPELDDEDFIEFDSLINIRPSDNNRSRYVEDENIRNKIISILNNLIIKQ from the coding sequence ATGATAATTATAAGGGAAAGCATTGAAGCGTCAGAAATAAAAAATCTGCTTGGAAATTTTTTTACGGATATGGTGAAGGGTGTTGTTGATATAGAAAAAAATGAATTAGCTTTGGATGCAGAACTTCACAGCGATTTGGAATCTTTACTTATAGAAAATGGTTCTTCACAACATGATTTATGGGGGATTAATATTTATCCTGAATTAGATGATGAAGATTTTATAGAGTTTGATTCTTTAATCAATATAAGACCTTCTGATAATAATAGAAGCAGGTATGTAGAAGATGAAAATATTAGAAATAAAATAATATCAATATTAAATAATCTAATCATTAAGCAGTAG
- a CDS encoding class I SAM-dependent methyltransferase: MKKGKKSEIKKLRVKKHKNLLLVKSDSEEDKRKLETIKDILINNNEDQSKYDLHNYFLNNKGEAIFKHLPFFDIYERHFSKYRGKDINMMEIGVGSGGAVKMWREYFRNNKPEANVNIYAIDKNPKCKQFEQDNIKIFIGSQDDRDFLKEVKSQIPKLDILIDDGGHRMNQQIITFEEMYEHIKDDGLYLCEDVYTSYWPNFGGGYKNPNSYIEYTKNLIDYLNAYWATEEDDLFPNAFTDSTYSIHYYDGIVIIEKRKRDTRYNDICQQAIIGKTKE, translated from the coding sequence ATGAAAAAAGGTAAAAAGTCCGAAATAAAAAAATTAAGAGTAAAAAAACATAAAAATCTTTTACTCGTAAAAAGCGACAGTGAAGAAGATAAAAGAAAGTTAGAAACTATTAAAGATATACTCATAAATAATAATGAGGATCAGTCTAAATATGATTTGCATAATTACTTTTTGAATAATAAAGGAGAAGCTATTTTTAAACATCTTCCTTTTTTTGATATATATGAAAGACATTTTTCAAAATATAGAGGTAAAGATATCAATATGATGGAAATCGGTGTAGGAAGCGGCGGAGCTGTAAAGATGTGGAGAGAATATTTCAGAAACAATAAGCCTGAAGCTAATGTTAATATATATGCGATAGATAAAAATCCTAAATGCAAACAATTTGAACAGGATAATATAAAAATATTTATAGGCTCTCAAGACGACAGAGATTTTTTAAAAGAAGTAAAAAGTCAAATTCCAAAATTAGATATTTTAATAGATGACGGCGGACATAGAATGAATCAGCAAATTATAACTTTTGAAGAGATGTATGAACATATAAAAGATGACGGACTTTATTTATGCGAAGATGTTTATACTTCATATTGGCCAAATTTTGGAGGCGGTTATAAAAATCCTAATTCATACATAGAATATACAAAAAATTTAATAGATTATCTTAATGCATATTGGGCTACAGAAGAAGATGATTTATTTCCAAATGCCTTTACAGACAGCACCTACTCTATTCACTATTATGACGGTATAGTAATAATAGAAAAAAGAAAAAGAGATACAAGATATAATGATATATGCCAGCAGGCTATTATAGGTAAAACTAAAGAATGA
- a CDS encoding glycosyltransferase family 39 protein, with amino-acid sequence MLNLANKKSLIILSIIAIIIGIFLRFYIYNKSIIGKPPRLDEQYQFYQTEKHIKEKKFPIEGVFLNTPDTYYSEEGSRVPGGYFYLSYILKYLIGGRTYEGARFINMLISILASIIFFVWSYKRFSLTTFSIILMLMSVNIYFLNAGNNIYNPNNPLILSFIFLPVLYEYLYNEKKFIYAVLLFPILALSAQCHFSNFFSLIPSLIIFLIIRWKKDTKENIIPLSIGVFISFLTYLPYLIYQFQNNFESISKILGRKSEIDAVNIIQPPQIYSILLFTTNESGNKYVNGIKDIINSYFGSNPLYIFTFIFYILSFVFALTALIYAYKHFFTKKMLTDNDKKTNTLKDLLFFYILYIITSIVFYMLANIGSGRPHYFYSSFTLGFVPIIYFIENIKYTKNKYINYICLYALLNIIAIFIYRI; translated from the coding sequence ATGTTAAACTTAGCTAATAAAAAATCATTAATAATACTTTCAATAATAGCAATTATAATAGGAATATTTTTAAGATTTTATATATATAATAAATCAATAATAGGAAAACCTCCAAGATTAGATGAACAGTACCAATTCTATCAAACAGAAAAACATATAAAAGAAAAAAAATTTCCTATAGAAGGTGTTTTCCTAAATACTCCAGATACTTATTATAGCGAAGAAGGCTCAAGAGTTCCAGGTGGATATTTTTATTTATCATATATACTAAAATATCTCATTGGAGGAAGAACTTATGAAGGAGCAAGATTTATTAATATGCTCATTTCTATATTAGCAAGTATTATATTTTTTGTTTGGAGTTATAAAAGATTTTCGCTGACCACATTTAGTATTATTTTAATGCTTATGTCTGTTAATATATATTTCTTAAATGCTGGAAATAATATATATAATCCGAATAATCCTCTAATACTATCTTTTATTTTTTTACCTGTACTTTATGAATATTTATATAATGAAAAAAAATTCATATATGCTGTTTTGCTGTTTCCAATCTTAGCATTATCAGCACAATGCCATTTTTCAAATTTCTTTTCTTTAATTCCATCCCTTATAATATTTTTAATAATAAGATGGAAAAAAGATACAAAAGAAAATATAATCCCGTTGTCTATAGGAGTATTCATATCATTTCTGACTTATCTTCCTTATTTAATATATCAATTTCAAAATAATTTTGAAAGCATATCAAAAATATTAGGAAGAAAATCAGAAATAGATGCAGTCAATATAATACAGCCGCCTCAAATTTATTCAATATTACTTTTCACTACAAATGAATCTGGAAATAAATATGTAAATGGAATAAAAGATATAATAAACAGTTATTTTGGAAGCAATCCTTTATATATTTTTACTTTTATATTTTATATATTATCATTTGTATTTGCTTTGACAGCATTAATTTACGCTTATAAACATTTCTTTACTAAGAAGATGTTAACAGATAATGATAAAAAGACAAATACATTAAAAGATTTATTATTTTTCTATATATTATATATAATAACCTCTATAGTATTCTATATGCTTGCAAATATAGGTTCAGGAAGACCGCATTATTTTTATTCATCATTTACTTTAGGATTCGTACCTATAATATATTTTATAGAAAATATAAAGTATACAAAAAATAAATATATAAACTATATTTGCTTATATGCTTTATTAAATATTATAGCTATTTTTATTTATAGAATATAA